From Shewanella psychrophila, a single genomic window includes:
- a CDS encoding LysR family transcriptional regulator — MSLSYEQIRAFVTVAETGSFSAAARTLGRDRSTLSQVIANLEIDLGYGLFERSAKFPVLTRDGHALLAHAKNLAEYTSSFESLSASIGEGIESELTIVHCDLIPKELITLSVQAIRSKFPDTNIHWLHRSRQEIIAELEAGEADLGLGVSFKGKAISRMQYIHLANLHFIPVVGAGHPLVKVSETEKVGITQLRGVRQLVPEDCITADMQSSVVLSPHYQRIENMSVLKALLEIHEGWALLPKGLVHDDLIAGSLVRLNIKELNQAVCFPISLWSFKSKNPTPVRQSLIESICETINRLVEKYQQV; from the coding sequence ATGAGCTTAAGTTATGAGCAGATCAGGGCCTTTGTTACTGTGGCTGAAACTGGGTCCTTTAGTGCCGCTGCGCGAACGTTAGGACGAGATCGGTCGACTCTCAGTCAAGTGATCGCAAATTTAGAGATAGATTTGGGCTACGGGCTTTTCGAGCGTTCGGCTAAATTTCCTGTGCTCACTCGTGACGGTCATGCTTTATTGGCGCACGCTAAAAACTTAGCTGAGTACACCTCCTCTTTTGAATCCTTGAGTGCCAGCATAGGTGAAGGTATTGAGAGTGAATTAACGATTGTGCATTGTGATTTAATTCCAAAGGAACTGATAACCTTAAGCGTTCAAGCGATTCGTTCAAAATTTCCCGATACCAACATTCATTGGTTACATCGAAGCAGGCAAGAGATCATTGCGGAGTTAGAAGCCGGTGAGGCTGATTTAGGCTTGGGGGTATCCTTTAAGGGGAAGGCGATAAGCCGGATGCAATATATTCATTTAGCTAACTTACACTTTATTCCTGTGGTAGGGGCTGGACACCCATTGGTGAAAGTTTCAGAGACAGAAAAAGTAGGTATTACACAATTGAGAGGAGTTAGGCAGCTGGTCCCTGAAGATTGTATCACTGCAGATATGCAATCCTCGGTGGTGTTGTCGCCTCATTATCAAAGGATAGAGAATATGAGCGTGCTGAAAGCCTTGCTTGAAATTCATGAAGGCTGGGCATTATTGCCTAAAGGTCTGGTTCATGACGATCTTATTGCGGGGTCTTTAGTGCGTTTAAATATTAAAGAGTTGAATCAAGCTGTTTGCTTTCCTATAAGTTTATGGTCATTTAAATCAAAAAATCCAACCCCTGTCAGGCAGTCACTGATAGAGAGTATTTGTGAAACAATCAATCGGCTGGTAGAAAAATATCAGCAGGTGTGA